A single Bufo bufo chromosome 6, aBufBuf1.1, whole genome shotgun sequence DNA region contains:
- the LOC121004790 gene encoding telethonin: MLGKPETHEDGTMAELSCQVKEDNTDRRERYSAEWLDTSVFSRPEESCNARDANVWRRESFKQQGKTHFLVQCSPAQIMKMGRLGHRLTQYQLPYQRTLPLPIFKPADLTTKMDRMATPPQLRGMIEFERALSNPGNDGSCQDKIPVSQITKELPPVMQPARMEFSKPNLASSFSRSMSQEAQRG, from the exons ATGCTGGGGAAGCCAGAAACACATGAAGATGGCACTATGGCCGAGTTAAGTTGTCAAGTGAAGGAGGACAACACGGACCGGAGGGAGCGCTACTCTGCAGAATGGCTGGATACATCTGTCTTCAGTAGACCAGAGGAGAG CTGTAATGCTCGTGATGCCAATGTTTGGAGGCGGGAAAGCTTCAAACAGCAGGGGAAAACACATTTCCTCGTCCAATGTTCTCCAGCTCAGATCATGAAAATGGGTCGTCTTGGTCACCGCCTTACTCAATATCAACTTCCCTACCAGAGAACTCTACCCCTGCCTATCTTCAAGCCAGCAGACCTTACTACCAAGATGGATCGCATGGCAACACCTCCACAGCTTCGTGGCATGATTGAGTTCGAGAGAGCCTTAAGCAATCCAGGCAATGATGGGTCATGTCAAGACAAGATACCCGTCTCTCAAATCACCAAAGAGTTGCCTCCAGTCATGCAGCCAGCACGTATGGAATTCTCTAAACCCAACCTGGCATCTTCCTTCTCCAGATCTATGTCACAGGAGGCTCAGAGGGGTTAA